From Carassius auratus strain Wakin unplaced genomic scaffold, ASM336829v1 scaf_tig00054193, whole genome shotgun sequence:
gtgtttgtgaattagCAGTCGGAGGAAGCGCTCAAAGACGTTCCTGTGGTTCACACCGAGACCAAGACCATCACCTACGAGTCTGCTGAGGTGAAGGGCTTCTACACTGATGCTGTTCCCAGTGTCCCGGAGTGTGTGTgtaatacgtgtgtgtgtgtgtgtgtgtgtgtgtgtgtgtgtgtgtgtgtgttcataggTGGATGCCAGCGGAGACTCTGATCCAGGAGTCCTCATGAGCGCTCAGACCATCACATCAgaaacaacagcaccaccagcacCACACACATCACCAAGgtcagacgctc
This genomic window contains:
- the LOC113090291 gene encoding band 4.1-like protein 3, with the protein product MKKLPHAFIRCEQPRSQTSDLMETKVHLDPGPNQEKEVAQEVHEHRASTVPQVEQSEEALKDVPVVHTETKTITYESAEVDASGDSDPGVLMSAQTITSETTAPPAPHTSP